GCTGATGACAGGATTCGGCAGTTTGGATTCCGCGGTGGAAGCGCTGCGCATCGGTGTTTTTGATTACCTGCTTAAACCGATCGACGGGCGGCGCCTGGCGGTGACGCTGGACCGTTTGCAGTGCGTGCTGGATCTCGAGGCGGAGAATGTTTATTTGCGCGACGCGGTGGCGGAACGGGACGGCGATTTGGTTTCATGGGGCAACAGCCCGGCCATGTTGCGCGTCAAGGAAGTGATAGACCGGATATGCCAGACGGATGCCACGGTTTTGATCCAGGGGGAGAGCGGCACGGGCAAGGAGGTTGTCGCGCATGCGCTGCACAGGCAGAGCCATCGTTCAAGCCAGCCGTTCATCCGGGTCAACTGTGCGGCGATCCCTGCCACATTGCTGGAGAGTGAATTCTTCGGGCATGAAAAGGGGGCTTTCACCGGCGCGGTGCAGCGCCGGGAAGGGCGCTTTGAACTGGCGAATGGCGGTACGTTGCTGTTGGATGAAATTTCAGAAATTCCTCCGGACCTGCAGGTCAAATTGCTGCGCGTCCTGCAGGAGCGGGAGTTTGAACGGGTCGGCGGCAACAAAACCATCAAAGTGGATGTGAGGATCCTGGCCACCACGAACCGGAACCTTCTCAAGGCGGTGAAATCCGGAAGCTTTCGCGAGGATTTGTATTACCGGTTGAACGTGGTCCCCCTCGAACTGCCGCCGCTCCGCGAGCGGGGTGAGGATGTGCAGCATTTGGCCTCGCACTTTTTGCAGGAGTTCAACCGGAAGCACGGAAAAAAAATCAACAAGATGTCGCACGAAGCGCTGCTGAAGATCCAAGCCTACCACTGGCCGGGCAATGTCAGGGAACTGCAGAATGCGATTGAACGCGCGGTGATTTTGGCGTCGGACAACGTGGACTTGCGGCCTGACGACCTGCCGTTGGCGGAAGCCGCAGAGACGGAGGGATTGCCGGGCGACGGGCACATTTTGAAAATGGAGGAAATGGAGCGGCAATTGATCCTGCGCGCCCTGGACCGCTGCAACGGGAATCGGACCCATGCGTCTGAAATGCTGGGCATCAGCCTGCGCACCATGCGCAACAAACTCGCGCTGTACCGCAGAATGGGGCTGGAGTTGAGTGCGACTAACACTCAAAATACAAAACAGACTTAACGCAAGGGAAGCCATTTTACAGAGAGATCGCGAAGAACGGGGAAGCTTTTACCACAGAAAAGCAGGGGCTTATAACTTAAGCTTTAAGCTGCTTTCATGGCGTTCATCTGCGGTTTAATTTGATCTTCCATTTTGTTCTCCTTGTGTTCTTTTGTCGCAATAAATGCTTTTCTCCGCGTTCTGGCCGCCTCGGCGCTGAAACCTGCTTTTTGCGACTTGGCGTTAAAATCCCCCCGGTAAAACCACAGGATTTCCCGCACCGGGAAATCCTCGACGTTCCCGGAAAACGCATTAGATTCTAACCCATGCCCGAAAATCAGGTTAAGCCCAGAAAAGTCAACCTCCGCACGCCCGAGGTGATGTCGATTGTCCAAGCCCAGGTCGAAAGCCATTACCGCAGCCGCGTGGTGGATTATGTGCGCAACTCCGGGCACCGGCTTTCGGCAAATTCCCTCGTCGTCAAACTGGCGAAGGCGTTCGGTTTTTGCTATGGCGTGGAACGCGCCATCGATCTGGCCTATGCGGCAGCCAAATATTTCCATGACCGCAAGATTTATCTGCTGGGGGAGATCATCCACAACCCCGAAGTGAACGACCAATTGAAGGAAATGGGCATTCATTCCCTGCAGGAAGGCGAGCACGGCTATGATCTTTCGCATATCACAGTGGAGGATGTGGTCATTGTGCCGGCGTTTGGCGCTCCGGTGGAAACCATGAACCGGCTGAAGGAATTGAATTGTATCACGGTTGATACGACCTGCGGCGACGTGATGAGCGTTTGGAAACGCGTGCGGCAATACAATCGCGAAAAAGTGACCTCGATCATCCACGGCAAGGCCTGGCATGAGGAGACGAAGGCCACCAGTTCCCGCGCGCTGGGCGACGATGCCAGCGGCCATTATCTCGTGGTGTTCACGCTTGATGAGACCGATTACGTTTGCAATTACATCCGGCATGGCGGCAACAAGGAAGATTTTCTGAAAAAATTCGAGGGCGCTTATTCTCCCGGCTTTGACCCGGACCAGCACCTGCGTTATGTCGGCGTGGCCAATCAGACGACGATGATGCGCAACGAGACCGAGGAAGTGCAGCGCCGGATCCGCCAGGCGATCGAAGACCGTTATGGCAAGGAGGCGTTGCCGGAGCATTTCCGATTTTTCGACACGATTTGCGGCGCCACGCAGGAGCGGCAGGACGCCTTGAGTGTCATGCTGGCCGAACCCATGAATCTGCTGATTGTGGTGGGCGGTTACAACAGCAGCAACACCTCGCACCTCGCGGAAATGGGCGAGGCCAAGCTGCCGACGTATTTCATCAAGAACGCCTCCAAAATGGAATCGACGAAGTTAATCCGCCATTGGAACCAGCATAAAAATGTCGAGGAATCGACAGAGAACTGGCTGCCCGACGGAGACGTGACGGTGGGGGTGACGGCGGGCGCGTCCTGTCCGAACAACCTGATTGAGGAAATCATCCACAAGCTCTACGCCTTCCGAGGGGTGAAGGTGCTGGATCTGCTGCCTGAGTGGGCGCGGGAGTGAAGCGTTCACCGCTTAATCGCGGGGAACGCTTAGTTTTAAGTTTGTAAGTCTTAAGTTTTAAGTCAGAGACGCAGTCAGCTCTCAGCCTTCATCATTTCCCTCACAACCCGGCCATGAAGTTGAACGTCATGTCCACATGGCCGGGCAGGTGCTCGTGCCCGTAGTCGGGGTACAGCTTGAGCTGTTTTGGGGCGGTAATCTTATTATAGGTAGCGAATTGTGAAGACGGCGGGCAGATGGTGTCCATCAGCCCCATGAACAGCAGTACGTCCGCCCGGATGCGCGGCGCCAGGTTCTGAAGATCGATGTAGCCCAGCGTGCGGAAAACTTCATCCTTCCGCTCGTGCCGGGGATCGAAGAGCCGGAAATAATCCCTGAGTTCCTGATAGGCGTCCCTGGCCAGATCCATTTCCCAGACGCGAAGATAGTCACTCAAAAATGGATACAACGGCGCCGCCTTCCGGATGCGCGGTTCCAGGGCTGCGCATGCCAGTGTGAGCGCGCCTCCCTGCGAACCGCCATGGGCTCCGACACGGTTGGCATCGACCTCCGGAAAGCCCATGACAATCCGGGCCAGTTGTGCGGTATCGAGAAAAATATGCCTGAAAAGAAGGTTGTCGGGATGGTCGTCCAAGCCGCGGATGATATGGCCGCGGTGGGTGTTTCCCTTGGTGCCGCCCTTGTCTTCGCTGAGTCCGCCCTGGCCTCGGCAATCCAGAGCGGCAACGCAATATCCCTGGCTCACATAGTTGAGTTTGTCCGCCCATTCGCCGCTGTTTCCCGAATAGCCATGAAACAGCAACACAGCAGGTCCGGGTTTCTTGGAGTGCTTGGGACGAAGGTATTTTGCATGAATCCGGGCGCCGCGCACCCCGGTGAAATAGAGGTCGAAGCATTCGACGGTTTCAGAGTCCAGTCCCTTGAAGGAGACCAGCGCGATATCGGGATCCGTGCCGTGCATTTCGGCCAGCCCACGCTCCCAGTAGGAGTCGAAATCCTTCGGACGCGGGTTGCAGCCCTGATACGTGTACAATTGGTCCAAAGGAAGTTCAAAGGTGGCCATAGGTTGGATTTTTTAATTAAAGGTTTGGATTGTGTTGTCAATAATGTACAGGATCCCTGCCTCTCAATCTCGATCTTAATCTTAATCCTGCTCTTAATCTTCCCCCGCCTTCTTTGCGATCTCTCTGTAAAATTGCTTTGCCATCAACGCCGTCTTAGCCTGCATACCCCGGCCTTCTTTGGAAATCGCGCCGCTTGCCGTTCTTATCCATGTGCAGGAAGGAAGGTGCCGGGAGCATGCAGGCTGCGAAAACAAATTCGCGGAGAAGCTGCAAATTCCCTTGAACTACACC
The nucleotide sequence above comes from Candidatus Methylacidiphilales bacterium. Encoded proteins:
- a CDS encoding 4-hydroxy-3-methylbut-2-enyl diphosphate reductase, which gives rise to MPENQVKPRKVNLRTPEVMSIVQAQVESHYRSRVVDYVRNSGHRLSANSLVVKLAKAFGFCYGVERAIDLAYAAAKYFHDRKIYLLGEIIHNPEVNDQLKEMGIHSLQEGEHGYDLSHITVEDVVIVPAFGAPVETMNRLKELNCITVDTTCGDVMSVWKRVRQYNREKVTSIIHGKAWHEETKATSSRALGDDASGHYLVVFTLDETDYVCNYIRHGGNKEDFLKKFEGAYSPGFDPDQHLRYVGVANQTTMMRNETEEVQRRIRQAIEDRYGKEALPEHFRFFDTICGATQERQDALSVMLAEPMNLLIVVGGYNSSNTSHLAEMGEAKLPTYFIKNASKMESTKLIRHWNQHKNVEESTENWLPDGDVTVGVTAGASCPNNLIEEIIHKLYAFRGVKVLDLLPEWARE
- a CDS encoding sigma-54 dependent transcriptional regulator, producing MKLERILVVDDESPVRVLVTDLLREMDYLALGVASIEQARNALKEDAFDLVICDLRLSDGNGLVLLQEIRKSYPNIHTMLMTGFGSLDSAVEALRIGVFDYLLKPIDGRRLAVTLDRLQCVLDLEAENVYLRDAVAERDGDLVSWGNSPAMLRVKEVIDRICQTDATVLIQGESGTGKEVVAHALHRQSHRSSQPFIRVNCAAIPATLLESEFFGHEKGAFTGAVQRREGRFELANGGTLLLDEISEIPPDLQVKLLRVLQEREFERVGGNKTIKVDVRILATTNRNLLKAVKSGSFREDLYYRLNVVPLELPPLRERGEDVQHLASHFLQEFNRKHGKKINKMSHEALLKIQAYHWPGNVRELQNAIERAVILASDNVDLRPDDLPLAEAAETEGLPGDGHILKMEEMERQLILRALDRCNGNRTHASEMLGISLRTMRNKLALYRRMGLELSATNTQNTKQT
- a CDS encoding alpha/beta fold hydrolase — protein: MATFELPLDQLYTYQGCNPRPKDFDSYWERGLAEMHGTDPDIALVSFKGLDSETVECFDLYFTGVRGARIHAKYLRPKHSKKPGPAVLLFHGYSGNSGEWADKLNYVSQGYCVAALDCRGQGGLSEDKGGTKGNTHRGHIIRGLDDHPDNLLFRHIFLDTAQLARIVMGFPEVDANRVGAHGGSQGGALTLACAALEPRIRKAAPLYPFLSDYLRVWEMDLARDAYQELRDYFRLFDPRHERKDEVFRTLGYIDLQNLAPRIRADVLLFMGLMDTICPPSSQFATYNKITAPKQLKLYPDYGHEHLPGHVDMTFNFMAGL